One genomic window of Vicinamibacterales bacterium includes the following:
- the peaA gene encoding quinohemoprotein amine dehydrogenase subunit alpha, with protein MSNTRIPALALAGAWVLALALPAATSAQTPEQPQAAMAAPETGIPVTDDTVRKACGGCHRPDDKQQMSRISFRRTTPEGWERTITRMISLNGLKIDATTARAVVKSLSNSHGLAPEEARPTMYEVERRIDDELNKPKDLAETCDACHSLGRILYQRRTAPDWKLLIAMHRGFYPIIDRQTFRRSGPLSHERDAEGRLPDERHPSERAADYLGKAQGLESKEWAAWTAAMRPARIAGAWALSGWEPGKGPVYGTVTLTQTGGATDEFTTQIAYTYARTGQQVSREGRVTIYTGFQWRGRSTMGGAADSALREVMFVEPDWSKIEGRWFGGGYDELGLDVSLTRIGRDFTVVGLDHKALKAGGSGQTVKIYAANPPASVTARDLDFGAGITTTAASLAGNVITATVDVAAGAAAGPRTLVAGTTTVPEAVAVYEKVDSIRVSPSWNMARTGGVVFPKRLAVFDAWGFSNGPDKKPGTDDDVRLDAVTAQWSLEEYKATLNDEDIKYVGAIDAASGVFTPNVEGPNPERVGERNNIGDVWVVASFTPAGASAPLKARSHLLVAPPLYIKFDPTVTP; from the coding sequence ATGTCGAATACCCGAATCCCGGCCCTGGCCCTCGCGGGGGCCTGGGTGCTCGCGCTCGCCCTCCCAGCCGCCACGTCGGCGCAAACACCCGAGCAGCCTCAAGCGGCCATGGCCGCCCCGGAGACGGGCATTCCGGTCACCGACGACACCGTCCGCAAGGCGTGCGGCGGGTGCCACCGGCCCGACGACAAGCAGCAGATGTCGCGCATCTCCTTCCGCCGGACGACGCCGGAAGGATGGGAGCGCACCATCACGCGCATGATCTCGCTGAACGGCTTGAAGATCGACGCCACGACGGCGCGCGCCGTCGTGAAGTCGCTCTCGAACAGCCACGGCCTCGCGCCTGAAGAAGCGCGCCCCACCATGTACGAGGTGGAGCGGCGCATCGACGACGAACTGAACAAGCCGAAGGACCTGGCCGAGACGTGCGACGCCTGCCACAGCCTGGGCCGCATTCTCTACCAGCGCCGCACCGCGCCCGACTGGAAGCTGCTCATCGCCATGCACCGCGGCTTCTACCCGATCATCGACCGCCAGACGTTCCGGCGATCGGGCCCGCTGTCGCACGAGCGCGACGCCGAAGGCCGGCTCCCCGACGAGCGCCATCCGTCGGAGCGCGCCGCCGACTACCTCGGCAAGGCACAGGGCCTGGAATCGAAGGAATGGGCGGCGTGGACGGCCGCGATGCGGCCCGCGCGTATCGCCGGCGCGTGGGCGCTCTCCGGTTGGGAACCCGGCAAGGGCCCCGTGTACGGCACCGTGACGCTGACCCAGACCGGCGGCGCCACCGACGAGTTCACCACCCAGATCGCCTACACCTACGCCCGCACCGGGCAGCAGGTGTCGCGCGAGGGCCGGGTCACGATCTACACCGGGTTCCAGTGGCGAGGCCGGTCCACCATGGGCGGCGCGGCCGACTCGGCGCTCCGCGAGGTGATGTTCGTCGAGCCCGACTGGTCGAAGATCGAGGGCCGCTGGTTCGGCGGCGGCTACGACGAGCTGGGCCTCGACGTATCGCTGACGCGCATCGGCCGGGACTTCACCGTGGTCGGCCTGGATCACAAGGCGCTGAAGGCCGGCGGCAGCGGCCAGACGGTCAAGATCTACGCGGCCAACCCGCCGGCGTCGGTCACCGCGCGCGATCTGGACTTCGGCGCGGGCATCACCACCACCGCGGCCAGCCTGGCCGGCAACGTCATCACGGCCACCGTCGATGTCGCGGCCGGTGCGGCCGCTGGGCCGCGGACGCTCGTGGCCGGCACCACCACCGTGCCGGAGGCCGTGGCCGTCTACGAGAAGGTGGACTCGATCCGCGTGTCGCCGTCGTGGAACATGGCGCGCACGGGCGGCGTGGTGTTCCCGAAGCGCCTGGCCGTCTTCGACGCCTGGGGTTTCAGCAACGGCCCCGACAAGAAGCCGGGCACCGACGACGACGTCCGGCTCGACGCCGTGACGGCGCAGTGGAGCCTCGAGGAATACAAGGCCACGCTGAACGACGAGGACATCAAGTACGTGGGCGCCATCGACGCGGCGTCCGGTGTCTTCACGCCGAACGTGGAGGGGCCGAACCCGGAGCGCGTCGGCGAGCGCAACAACATCGGCGACGTGTGGGTGGTGGCGAGCTTCACGCCCGCCGGCGCCTCGGCGCCGCTCAAGGCGCGGTCGCACCTCCTCGTCGCGCCGCCTCTGTACATCAAGTTCGATCCCACGGTGACGCCGTGA
- the qhpC gene encoding quinohemoprotein amine dehydrogenase subunit gamma: MKHLSAINRKAARIVGVTEPDVVGLQQQGPPQQPQGPHIPAGCSTVFSPGWEADRAGGTAGLCSPVERDLFDCHMGCFWPAHVPDQLNHAPDWTAKCAVAQKDWRKIDLVFPG; the protein is encoded by the coding sequence ATGAAGCACCTCAGCGCCATTAACAGGAAGGCCGCGCGCATCGTGGGCGTGACCGAGCCAGACGTCGTGGGCCTGCAGCAGCAGGGACCGCCGCAGCAGCCTCAGGGGCCGCACATCCCGGCGGGCTGCTCGACGGTCTTCTCGCCGGGCTGGGAGGCCGACCGCGCGGGCGGCACCGCCGGGCTCTGCTCGCCGGTGGAGCGCGATCTCTTCGACTGCCACATGGGCTGCTTCTGGCCGGCCCACGTGCCCGATCAGCTCAATCACGCGCCCGACTGGACGGCCAAGTGCGCCGTGGCCCAGAAGGACTGGCGCAAGATCGACCTCGTGTTCCCGGGATGA
- the peaB gene encoding quinohemoprotein amine dehydrogenase maturation protein yields the protein MTPASPAAEGVATARRLAVAEFHPFQSGGQRFAYLVPSAAVFAFDDCSAAVVELLRSGARTPDEVIAALADRHGSTQVREALVELHRVRAIEEQAAKAPAPKIIPLAPMPIQTLVVNVTNQCNLSCEYCYEYGEDKIVDTENGTQPKFMSAETARAAVDLALKEAAPGKTAHITFFGGETLMNFKVLKATVGYARETAAAQGKQVDFSLTTNATLLQPDVIDFLADERIGVTISIDGPQDIQDKFRVFSNGQGSYDMAAPKIKALLKRHTKRPIGARVTLTRQTLDVKRIYAHLFEDMGFWEVGFAPVTTAPQRGHAISDGGYDHLLAQFRALAADWLDATLQGRHHGFSNVRETLQEIHYGHAKAYPCGAGIGLLGVATDGEVSLCHRFAGSDGHRFGSVTEGIDRTKQAQFLEDHHIAHKTDCSQCWARPICGGGCYHEAHTRYGDTTRPNLHYCEWIRGWTHTCLEIYGELAVKNPAFLKQFDGDDDEAPQRH from the coding sequence GTGACGCCGGCCAGCCCCGCGGCGGAAGGCGTGGCCACGGCGCGTCGCCTGGCGGTGGCCGAATTCCACCCGTTCCAGTCGGGCGGCCAGCGCTTCGCGTACCTCGTGCCGAGCGCGGCGGTCTTCGCGTTCGACGACTGCTCGGCCGCCGTCGTGGAGCTCCTGCGCTCGGGCGCGCGGACGCCCGACGAGGTGATTGCGGCGCTGGCGGACCGGCACGGCTCGACCCAGGTGCGCGAGGCGCTGGTGGAGCTCCACCGCGTCCGGGCCATCGAGGAGCAGGCCGCGAAGGCCCCGGCGCCCAAGATCATCCCGCTGGCGCCGATGCCGATCCAGACGCTGGTCGTGAACGTCACGAACCAGTGCAACCTGAGCTGCGAGTACTGCTACGAGTACGGCGAGGACAAGATCGTCGACACCGAGAACGGCACCCAGCCGAAGTTCATGAGCGCCGAGACGGCCCGCGCGGCGGTGGATCTCGCGCTCAAGGAAGCCGCGCCCGGCAAGACGGCCCACATCACGTTCTTCGGCGGCGAGACCTTGATGAACTTCAAGGTGCTCAAGGCCACGGTGGGGTACGCCCGCGAGACGGCGGCCGCCCAGGGCAAGCAGGTGGACTTCAGCCTCACCACCAACGCGACGCTCCTGCAGCCGGACGTGATCGACTTCCTGGCCGACGAGCGGATCGGGGTCACGATCTCCATCGACGGCCCGCAGGACATCCAGGACAAGTTCCGGGTGTTCAGCAACGGGCAGGGCAGCTACGACATGGCGGCGCCCAAGATCAAGGCGCTGCTCAAGCGGCACACGAAGCGCCCGATCGGCGCGCGCGTCACGCTCACGCGGCAGACGCTCGACGTGAAGCGCATCTACGCCCACCTCTTCGAGGACATGGGCTTCTGGGAAGTGGGCTTCGCGCCGGTGACGACGGCGCCGCAGCGCGGCCACGCCATCAGCGACGGCGGCTACGACCACCTCCTGGCCCAGTTCCGGGCGCTGGCCGCCGACTGGCTGGACGCCACGCTGCAGGGCAGGCACCACGGGTTCTCGAACGTCCGTGAGACGCTGCAGGAGATCCACTACGGCCACGCGAAGGCCTACCCGTGCGGCGCCGGCATCGGCCTGCTCGGCGTGGCCACGGACGGCGAGGTCTCGCTGTGCCACCGCTTCGCCGGCTCGGACGGCCACCGCTTCGGATCGGTCACCGAGGGCATCGACCGGACGAAGCAGGCGCAGTTCCTCGAGGATCACCACATCGCCCACAAGACCGACTGCAGCCAGTGCTGGGCGCGCCCGATCTGCGGCGGCGGCTGCTACCACGAGGCGCACACGCGCTACGGCGACACGACGCGCCCGAACCTGCACTACTGCGAGTGGATCCGCGGCTGGACCCACACGTGCCTGGAGATCTACGGCGAGCTCGCCGTGAAGAACCCCGCGTTCCTGAAGCAATTCGACGGAGACGACGATGAAGCACCTCAGCGCCATTAA
- a CDS encoding tryptophan 7-halogenase, with translation MSFEPLPCEVLVIGGGPAAATAARLLARWGRDVTVVARPAGTEPALPESLTPSCGKFFDLMEIREEIDRLGFVRSTGHTVWWGTADTRAEAFAGGAQGWQVSSTRLSESMLDLAARAGARVTRGALSAEEALAWPARYRLDCTGRAGVIARAVASRRYEPGHRTVALIGTWTGPPWPLADPSHTLLESYVDGWAWSIPLDGATRAIAVMVDPRVTALSRGDGPKATYLAEVAKTRHLKALAASAGLAGGPWGWDASMYSTPEVAGDGWLLVGDAGSFVDPLSSAGVRKAMASAWLAAVTVNTALETPGLAAAAFDVFSTREADTYRQFLALTRRFLADAGGPPGGAHPFWSERSEEPVSGDAPAAPDRARVEQAYEALRRSVDPRLRPGPRVRVEDRPALGERLITLEPHVVTDEDLEGVRFVLDIDVVALLRAAGRGTDVPGLHAAYVEENGPAPWPSFLTAVATALARKWLIFP, from the coding sequence ATGTCCTTCGAGCCCCTCCCGTGCGAGGTCCTGGTGATAGGCGGCGGTCCGGCCGCCGCGACGGCAGCCCGGCTGCTCGCGCGGTGGGGTCGCGACGTGACCGTCGTGGCCCGTCCGGCCGGAACGGAGCCGGCGCTGCCCGAATCCCTCACCCCGAGTTGCGGCAAGTTCTTCGATCTCATGGAGATCCGGGAGGAGATCGACCGGCTCGGCTTCGTCCGGAGCACCGGCCATACGGTGTGGTGGGGCACGGCCGACACCCGGGCCGAGGCGTTCGCCGGCGGCGCCCAGGGCTGGCAGGTCTCGTCCACCCGCCTGTCCGAGTCCATGTTGGACCTGGCGGCCCGGGCTGGCGCCCGGGTGACGCGCGGCGCCCTGTCCGCGGAGGAGGCCCTGGCCTGGCCCGCGCGGTACCGCCTGGACTGCACCGGCCGCGCCGGGGTGATCGCCAGAGCCGTGGCCTCCCGCCGCTACGAGCCCGGGCACCGCACCGTCGCCCTCATCGGCACCTGGACCGGGCCCCCGTGGCCGCTGGCCGACCCCAGCCACACCCTGCTCGAGTCGTACGTCGACGGCTGGGCCTGGTCGATCCCGCTGGACGGGGCCACCCGGGCGATCGCCGTGATGGTGGACCCCAGGGTGACCGCCCTGTCGCGCGGGGACGGTCCGAAGGCCACCTACCTGGCCGAAGTGGCCAAGACGCGGCACCTGAAAGCCCTGGCCGCCAGCGCCGGCCTGGCCGGCGGGCCGTGGGGATGGGACGCCTCGATGTACTCGACCCCGGAGGTGGCCGGGGACGGGTGGCTCCTCGTCGGCGACGCCGGATCGTTCGTCGACCCGCTGTCGTCGGCGGGCGTCCGCAAGGCCATGGCGTCGGCCTGGCTGGCCGCCGTCACCGTGAACACGGCGCTCGAGACGCCCGGCCTGGCGGCCGCGGCCTTCGACGTCTTCTCCACCCGCGAGGCCGACACCTACCGCCAGTTCCTCGCGTTGACGCGGCGCTTCCTGGCTGACGCGGGCGGACCGCCCGGGGGCGCCCACCCGTTCTGGAGCGAGCGGAGCGAGGAGCCCGTCTCCGGCGACGCGCCGGCGGCGCCAGACCGCGCCAGGGTGGAGCAGGCCTACGAGGCGCTCCGGCGGTCGGTCGATCCCCGGCTCCGGCCCGGTCCCCGGGTGCGCGTGGAGGACCGGCCGGCCCTCGGCGAGCGCCTCATCACCCTGGAACCGCACGTCGTCACGGACGAGGACCTCGAGGGGGTCCGCTTTGTCCTGGACATCGACGTCGTGGCCCTGCTGCGCGCGGCAGGGAGGGGGACGGACGTGCCCGGCCTGCACGCGGCGTACGTCGAAGAAAACGGCCCGGCCCCGTGGCCGTCGTTCCTCACGGCGGTGGCCACGGCCCTGGCCCGGAAGTGGCTCATCTTTCCATGA